In the genome of Bacteroidota bacterium, the window GACAGAGTTCAAACGAAGTATCGAGTTGGGAGACGGTTTCGGACTGCCCCAGGAACAGGTATCCGTCGTGGTGGAGATATTTCTTAACGTTGCCCAGGATTTTCTTCTTGGTGTCATTTTCGAAATAGATAAGCACGTTGCGCATCAGGATAATGTCCATCGCAGGAGTGTAGGCCGGCCATGGTTGTACAAGGTTGGCTGTTTCGAAGGTTACCATGGTGCGTATGGCTTCTTTCACGCGCCATCCTTGCCCATCTTGCTCAAAATATATCAGGAAATTGGCCGGCAAGCCGCGCTCTACTTCAAATTGAGAGTATTGTCCTGCACGTGCTTTTTCGAGAATGGGCGCTGAGATATCAGTTGCATAAATGTAGATGTGCCAGTTTCGCAGTTCAGGGAAGTATTCCCGCAGCATCATGGCGATGCTATACGGCTCCTGTCCACTTGAGCAGGCTGCGCTCCAGATATTCAAGCTACGGGCCTCGCTCCGTGCTTTGATGAGGGCCGGCAGCACCGTGGTACGCAACACATCGAACGGTGCATCATCCCTAAAAAAGAATGTCTCGTGGATGGTAAGGACATTAATGACTTCCTGAATGAGCTGCGGCGTAGGCTGCCATCTCAAACGGATGATAAGTTCATCAATGTTCTGGAGATTCCTTTGCTTCAACACGGGCTTTAGCCGCGCATTGATGAGGTACATTTTCTCTTCATACAGCGAGATTCCACTTTCCCGCTGCACGAGGGTTCTCAGGAATTCAAAATCTTGCGGCTTCATTGTATTCCGGTTGATAGGTATATGACCGAGTGTTGCGTGCTGTCCGTTGGACAATTTCATCACCCATTCGGGCCAGAGGAATCAGCGTATCGGTAAGGCCGGCGCGAGCGACAGCACCAGGCATGCCCCAAACCACAGAACTGGCTTCGTCCTGTGCAATCAGGGTACCGCCGGCGTCCACAATGTGTCGGCTACCTTCCAGACCGTCTTTTCCCATACCTGTTAACATGACTGCAAGGACGTTGGCACCAAAAGCGCGCGCTACCGACCTGAATAAAACGTTTACAGAAGGCCTGCAGCCCACCTCAGGCGTATCTTTGCTTGTACTGATAATAACCTGTCCCATGGCTTTGCGGACTGTCATGTGGAATCCGCCAGCGGCTACCCAAGCCCCCCCTTTGTATAAGACGTCGCCCGGCCGGCATTCCTTTACATCAAGTTCTGAAATCGTATCCAGCCGATCCGCAAGGTTCTTGGTAAACAACGGCGGCATGTGCTGGACAATTACAATCGGAATAGGAAAATCAGCCGGGAAGCTTGGGAAAATTTTGACAAGGGCATCTGGGCCCCCCGTTGATACCCCAATCGCTACGCAGTCGATATGCTTCGGCTTGATATGCGTGTTTGAGCGAGGGCGTAACGATTCGAACCCCTTCTGTACTGCAGGGATTCGGATGTGAGGGGTCTGGATTTGGTGGTGAATGGCCTTGATTTTAGGAACCAGGCTTCTGGCTATCAAGGATTTGCTCTCCTCAAAGTCTCGTGCGCCAGACGGCTTCTCAATAAAATCGGCAGCTCCAAGTTCAAGGGCTTGGATGGTTGAGGCTGCTGCGTTTTCATTGTGCGCCGTAAAAACAATAATTGGTGTTTTGGGCCGCATGTTTTTCATGATGCGCAGGGCATCAATGCCGTCCATGTCTGGCAGGTTGATATCCAGGAGAATGAGGTCTGGATCGAGTTGGTCAACCTTTCGAAGCGCAATCAGGCCATTGGGAGCGGTGCTGGCAACACCTATCTCGGGATCTTCCTCAAGCGCCTTTTTGATGAGCCGGCGTTCCAGTACTGATTCATCGACAATAAGTACCTGAATCATAGTAACGAATCCTCACTGGGATTTAAGGATGAGGGATGTGTACAGCCCCGGGCCAAATAGCAATGGCAGACAGCATCAGCAGCCTGCCATTGCCCCGTGTTCAGCCTAGTATTTGAATTGTGCTACAATGTTTTGTAGCGTATTTGCCATTTTGGTAAGCTCCATCGTGGCGCTGCTGGTATCACTTGCACCACTTGATGTGCTTTCTGCGGCCATGGCCACTTTGGTGATGTTCTCCGCAATCTCAGCGCTGCCTTTGGCTGCTTCGTGCACGTTACGCGCAATTTCAGACGTTGTGCTGGACTGCTCTTCAACCGCCGTAGCAATGGTGCCCTGGAATTCATTGATCTGGCCAATGATACTGCTGATGTGGCTGATGGCCTGCACAGCGCCCTGGGTATCCGTTTGAATGGCTTCGATTTTCTGACTGATTTCTTCCGTCGCCTGTGCAGTTTGCTTGGCTAACTCTTTCACTTCGTTGGCAACAACTGCAAAGCCTTTGCCGGCTTCTCCGGCGCGTGCTGCTTCAATTGTTGCATTGAGTGCAAGCAAGTTGGTCTGCTGGGCAATGGAGGTAATTACTTTGATGACCTTGCCAATTTCAGTACTGCTTTCGCCAAGTTTGGAAACGGTCTGGTTTGTCTGCTCAGCAGCCTGTACTGCTTCATTGGCTACGCGAGAAGCTTCGCCGGCACTGCTTGCAACCGACTTGATGCTGGCTGTCATTTCTTCTGCGCCGGCTGCTACAGTTTGAATATTGCTGCTTACCTGTTCAGCTGCAGCAGCTACCAGGTTGGCTTGTGACGAGGTTTCAGTAGCACTGCCACCCATCGTTTCGCTCACTGCTGAAAGCTGCTCTGATGCGGACGTCAGCATCTGGGCACTGTCATCAATTTTGATAATCGTTTCTTTCAGGTTTTCGATGAACCGTTGCAGGCCTTCACCCATTTTGCCAATAGCATCTTCACCCGATACGCCAACCGCAATGGAGAGATCTCCCCGCGAGGCTGCATCAACAACCTCCAGCATGCTGTCTACGCTTTCTTTCAGGTGAATTTTAGACTGTACCGCGGCTGTTACGTCAGATGCATACTTGACTACTTTGATCGGTTTGCCATTCGGGTCGTAAATCGGGTTATAAGAAGCCTGTATCCATACTTCATTGCCACTGCTGCCAAAGCGCTTGAATTCACCGCTTTGGTAGCGCCCTTGATTCAGGCTGGCCCAGAAGTCTTTGTATTCCTGGCTCTGTGCATAGGCCCGGTCCACAAAGATACGGTGGTGTTTGCCTTGCACTTCGTTCAGCGTATAGCCGAGTGCCTGCAGGAAATTATCGTTGGCCGTGATGATGGTGCCATCGAGTTCAAACTCAATGACTGCCTGCGATTTGTGTATGGCTTCGAGCTGGCCTTCAAAATTGGCACGCGCCATCACCTGCTCGGTGATGTCCGTTGCGTATTTGACAACCTTGTAAGCCTCACCTTCCGGATTATAAATCGGGTTGTAAGAAGCCTGAATCCATACTTCTGCGCCGTCTTTGGCGACGCGCATAAACTCACCAGACTGGTACTCACCGCGTCCGAGCCTGGCCCAGAACGCTTTATACTCAGCACTTGCAGCAAATTCGGATGTAGCAAACATGCTGTGATGCTGTCCCTGTACTTCGCCCAGGGAATAGCCGAGTGTGTTTAGGAAATTATCGTTTGCCGTGAGAATGGTGCCATCGAGTTCAAACTCAATGACTGCCTGCGACTTGTGAATGGCGTCGAGCTGGCCCTCAAAATTGGCACGCGAAGTGACCTGCTCAGTGATGTCAGTGGCGTATTTAACGACCTTGTAGGGTTGGCCCTGTGGGTTGTAGATCGGATTATACGAAGCCTGTATCCATACATTGGATCCGTCTTTTGCAACGCGCATGAACTCTCCTGACTGGTACTCACCGTATCCCAGTTGCTCCCAAAAGGCTTTATACTCAGCGCTGTTGGCCAATTCTGGCGTAGCAAACATGCTGTGATGTTGCCCCTGTACTTCACGCAGCGAATAGCCAAGCGTGTTCAGGAAATTGTCGTTGGCTGTGATGATGGTGCCGTCGAGTTCAAACTCAATGACTGCCTGCGACTTATGAATGGCATCAAGCTGTCCCTGGAAGTTTGCCCGTGCTAGTACCGTCTCCGTGACGTCCGTTGCATACTTGACTACCTTGACAGGCTGGCCTTGTGGATTAAAAACAGGATTGTAAGATGCCTGTATCCAACGCTCCGAGCCGTCTTTTGCAACGCGCATAAACTCGCCGGACTGGTATTCACCACGGCCAAGTAGCTCCCAGAAATTTTTGTATCGCGCACTCTTTGCATGCGCAGGTGTGACAAACATTCTGTGATGTTTGCGTTGGATTTCTTCCAGCGAATAGCCAAGTGTTTTCAGGAAATTTTCATTGGCCGTGATGATGGTACCATCCAATTCGAACTCAATGACTGCCTGTGACTTGTTGATGGCCTCAAGCTGGCTCTTGAAATAAGAGCGCATCGTGACCTGCTCTGTGATCTCGCTCGCATACTTGACAATTTTGAATGGATCGCCGTTTTGGTCAAGTACGGGGTTATAAGAAGCTTGAATCCAGACTTCATTTCCTTTTTTATCAAGCCGCATAAATTCGCCGGCTTGGTATTTCCCTTCACCCAGTGCGTCCCAGAAATCTTTGTAAGCCGCGCTGTAGGCTTCTTCCGGGCTAACAAACATCCGGTGGTGTTGCCCTTGCACTTCTTCAAGGCTGTAGCCCAGTGTGTTTAGGAAGTTAATATTGGCGTGCCGGATGGTGCCATCCAATTCAAATTCAATGACAGCAAAAGACTGATTAATGGCATTGAGTTGCCCTTCATAGTCATCATTCTGCTGCTGGGTAATTGACATCTCGTTTCTGATTTGTCCGAGATGGTCGGTAAGGTCTGTGTCCTGAACCGTTTCAATGCCGCCTAGATCAATGCCAAGCGCGTCAACTGTGTTCAGCAGCGATGCATCGCCAACAGCCTGGATGTCTAGCAAAAAGACGCGGGTAATGATCGACTGGGCCTTTTCGATGAAGTCTTCGTCGTCATACGATTTTTTAAGCTGCTGGAGGGTTAGTGAAAGTAGTTCTGCATAAGATCCCACAAACCACTTGAAAGGCATGTTGTGCTGATCATTTTTAGTGCCCATGTGCAGCCGGCTTTCAAAATATTCGAGCCCCCAGTCTTCGCGAGCGCCAGTAAAACAGCCCGTGAAATAGGCCGTATGTGTGCTTTCCAGCTGCTTCCGCAATTCGGTGGTGCGAATGCTGCGCGCAGCGCTCATGTCATCAAAAATCGCCGTAGTATTCGGAAAGCTGAATTGCCAGTCATACAAATCTTTGATGATCCTTGGACCATTGGTTTTGGCCCAGGGAATCAACTCAATCATAATCGCCTTTTCCTCTTCGCCCAACCGGAGAAATTCCCGCCGCTGTCTGAGGTTGAAGTCGTCTATATGGAATTTGTCATTGAGGTTGTTATGGCCCTGTAGACCACCTGCTTTGATGCCTTGGTCGAGGTTCTTCGACGCAACAGACTCTTTTAGATATTCTAACGTTTGCATGATTGTTCAGGTAAGCACTTTGTAAAAGCTGGTGGAAGGATCAGGCAACAGCCAGTTTGTTTTGGCTGTTGAATCGCTCTGCGAAGAGTTCAAAAGTTCGTTCAGCATCCATGACGAGTAACAGCTGGTTTTCAAGTTTGTAAACGCCACTTATGAGCTCCCGAATATTCTCAATCAGGGTTTCAGGCGGGCTTTCAAAAGCGTGTTCATCAGGCTCAACTACATCTCCGATGTCGTCAACCAAAAAGCTGAGAATATCTTCGTCAGCACGAATCACGACGTTCATGGCTGCTTCGCTGTCTGCCATTGGAGAAAACCCCAACCATGTTCTCAAATCTATCGCAGTTACAACC includes:
- a CDS encoding protein-glutamate O-methyltransferase CheR, coding for MKPQDFEFLRTLVQRESGISLYEEKMYLINARLKPVLKQRNLQNIDELIIRLRWQPTPQLIQEVINVLTIHETFFFRDDAPFDVLRTTVLPALIKARSEARSLNIWSAACSSGQEPYSIAMMLREYFPELRNWHIYIYATDISAPILEKARAGQYSQFEVERGLPANFLIYFEQDGQGWRVKEAIRTMVTFETANLVQPWPAYTPAMDIILMRNVLIYFENDTKKKILGNVKKYLHHDGYLFLGQSETVSQLDTSFELCHYSSSSCFRLAPVYTQQAVSQ
- a CDS encoding PAS domain-containing protein, coding for MQTLEYLKESVASKNLDQGIKAGGLQGHNNLNDKFHIDDFNLRQRREFLRLGEEEKAIMIELIPWAKTNGPRIIKDLYDWQFSFPNTTAIFDDMSAARSIRTTELRKQLESTHTAYFTGCFTGAREDWGLEYFESRLHMGTKNDQHNMPFKWFVGSYAELLSLTLQQLKKSYDDEDFIEKAQSIITRVFLLDIQAVGDASLLNTVDALGIDLGGIETVQDTDLTDHLGQIRNEMSITQQQNDDYEGQLNAINQSFAVIEFELDGTIRHANINFLNTLGYSLEEVQGQHHRMFVSPEEAYSAAYKDFWDALGEGKYQAGEFMRLDKKGNEVWIQASYNPVLDQNGDPFKIVKYASEITEQVTMRSYFKSQLEAINKSQAVIEFELDGTIITANENFLKTLGYSLEEIQRKHHRMFVTPAHAKSARYKNFWELLGRGEYQSGEFMRVAKDGSERWIQASYNPVFNPQGQPVKVVKYATDVTETVLARANFQGQLDAIHKSQAVIEFELDGTIITANDNFLNTLGYSLREVQGQHHSMFATPELANSAEYKAFWEQLGYGEYQSGEFMRVAKDGSNVWIQASYNPIYNPQGQPYKVVKYATDITEQVTSRANFEGQLDAIHKSQAVIEFELDGTILTANDNFLNTLGYSLGEVQGQHHSMFATSEFAASAEYKAFWARLGRGEYQSGEFMRVAKDGAEVWIQASYNPIYNPEGEAYKVVKYATDITEQVMARANFEGQLEAIHKSQAVIEFELDGTIITANDNFLQALGYTLNEVQGKHHRIFVDRAYAQSQEYKDFWASLNQGRYQSGEFKRFGSSGNEVWIQASYNPIYDPNGKPIKVVKYASDVTAAVQSKIHLKESVDSMLEVVDAASRGDLSIAVGVSGEDAIGKMGEGLQRFIENLKETIIKIDDSAQMLTSASEQLSAVSETMGGSATETSSQANLVAAAAEQVSSNIQTVAAGAEEMTASIKSVASSAGEASRVANEAVQAAEQTNQTVSKLGESSTEIGKVIKVITSIAQQTNLLALNATIEAARAGEAGKGFAVVANEVKELAKQTAQATEEISQKIEAIQTDTQGAVQAISHISSIIGQINEFQGTIATAVEEQSSTTSEIARNVHEAAKGSAEIAENITKVAMAAESTSSGASDTSSATMELTKMANTLQNIVAQFKY
- a CDS encoding chemotaxis response regulator protein-glutamate methylesterase produces the protein MIQVLIVDESVLERRLIKKALEEDPEIGVASTAPNGLIALRKVDQLDPDLILLDINLPDMDGIDALRIMKNMRPKTPIIVFTAHNENAAASTIQALELGAADFIEKPSGARDFEESKSLIARSLVPKIKAIHHQIQTPHIRIPAVQKGFESLRPRSNTHIKPKHIDCVAIGVSTGGPDALVKIFPSFPADFPIPIVIVQHMPPLFTKNLADRLDTISELDVKECRPGDVLYKGGAWVAAGGFHMTVRKAMGQVIISTSKDTPEVGCRPSVNVLFRSVARAFGANVLAVMLTGMGKDGLEGSRHIVDAGGTLIAQDEASSVVWGMPGAVARAGLTDTLIPLARMGDEIVQRTARNTRSYTYQPEYNEAARF
- a CDS encoding chemotaxis protein CheW translates to MDIKKQFCTFYLNDMLFGIDVLKVQEIIRPQEMTEVPLAAPAIRGLINLRGQVVTAIDLRTWLGFSPMADSEAAMNVVIRADEDILSFLVDDIGDVVEPDEHAFESPPETLIENIRELISGVYKLENQLLLVMDAERTFELFAERFNSQNKLAVA